One window of the Etheostoma spectabile isolate EspeVRDwgs_2016 chromosome 16, UIUC_Espe_1.0, whole genome shotgun sequence genome contains the following:
- the lman2la gene encoding lectin, mannose-binding 2-like a isoform X2: MAAASRSHYYREPRPPFRRKIMPFKSYWTVAFLIFTASKCLADDDHEMEEFLKREYSLSKPYQGVGSLGSSHWELMGDAMVTTEQVRLTPDMQSRQGAVWSRLPCHLTDWEMQVHFKVHGQGKKNLNGDGLAIWYTKERAQKGPVFGNMDNFTGLGVFVDTYPNEEKHLERIFPFVLAMVGNGSISYDHERDGRPTELGGCNAMVRNLKHDTFLFIRYVRRRLTVMIDIDGQHEWRDCLDIPGVRLPKGYYFGATAITGDLSDNHDIISLKLYQLTVLRSRKEEEEEEEEEITIPSVDNMELLRLGQTEEGMSGLAIFFTVFFSMLGCIFLIVIGLVVYSHWSESRRKRFY; this comes from the exons ATGGCTGCCGCCAGCAGGAGCCATTATTACAGGGAGCCCAGACCACCATTCAGACggaaaataatgccttttaaATCTTACTGGACTGTCGCTTTTCTAATTTTTACTGCAAGCAAGTGTTTGGCAGACGATGACCATGAAATGGAAGAGTTTTTGAAGCGGGAGTATTCCCTTTCCAAGCCATACCAAG GTGTGGGATCGTTGGGCTCCTCGCACTGGGAGCTGATGGGGGATGCCATGGTAACCACCGAGCAGGTACGCCTCACACCTGACATGCAGAGCCGGCAGGGGGCAGTGTGGAGTCGCCTT CCTTGCCATCTGACAGATTGGGAGATGCAGGTGCACTTTAAGGTTCATGGGCAAGGGAAGAAGAACCTGAATGGTGATGGGCTAGCCATATGGTACACCAAGGAACGTGCACAAAAAG GTCCTGTATTTGGAAATATGGACAACTTCACTGGCTTGGGTGTGTTTGTGGACACATATCCTAATGAGGAGAAACACCTAGAG AGGATTTTCCCCTTCGTTCTGGCCATGGTTGGGAACGGCAGCATCAGCTATGACCACGAGCGGGATGGTCGGCCAACAGAGCTGGGCGGCTGCAACGCAATGGTGCGCAACCTCAAACATGACACCTTCCTCTTCATCCGATACGTCCGCCGCAGGCTCACG GTGATGATAGATATTGACGGGCAACATGAGTGGAGGGACTGCCTGGACATACCCGGGGTGCGGCTTCCCAAAGGTTATTATTTTGGAGCTACAGCCATCACTGGAGACCTCTCAG ATAACCATGATATAATTTCCCTGAAACTCTACCAACTGACGGTGTTGCGGAGTcgaaaggaagaggaagaggaggaagaagaggagataACCATACCCAGTGTGGATAACATGGAGCTACTCAGat TGGGTCAGACTGAAGAAGGGATGAGTGGATTAGCTATTTTCTTCACCGTCTTCTTCTCCATGTTGGGCTGCATCTTCCTCATCGTTATCGGCCTAGTGGTCTACAGCCACTGGAGCGAGAGCCGACGCAAGCGCTTCTActga
- the LOC116703869 gene encoding ADP-ribosylation factor-like protein 3 isoform X1, with protein MGLLSILRRLKQSPEQEVRLLFLGLDNAGKTTLLKQLAAEDISHITPTQGFNIKSVQSSGFKLNVWDIGGQRKIRPYWRNYFEDTDVLIYVIDSSDRKRFEETSLELAELLEEEKLAAVPLLIFANKQDLVTASPASELAESLSLHTIRDRMWQVQACSAVTAEGVQDGMTWVCRNITLRKK; from the exons ATG GGCCTGTTGTCCATTCTTCGGAGGCTAAAGCAGTCTCCAGAACAGGAGGTGCGTTTACTGTTCCTCGGCTTGGACAATGCTGGCAAGACCACTCTGCTGAAACAGCTGGCAGCAGAAGATATCAGCCACATCACCCCCACACAA GGCTTCAATATAAAAAGTGTTCAATCATCTGGCTTCAAGTTGAATGTTTGGGATATTGGAGGTCAGCGCAAGATCCGCCCCTACTGGAGGAATTATTTTGAGGACACGGATGTACTG ATCTATGTGATTGACAGCTCAGACAGGAAAAGGTTTGAAGAGACAAGCCTG GAGCTGGCTGAGTTGCTGGAGGAGGAAAAGCTTGCTGCTGTGCCACTGCTAATCTTTGCCAACAAGCAGGACCTGGTGACAGCCTCCCCAGCGTCTGAGCTGGCAGAAAGTCTCAGTCTGCACACTATTCGGGATCGCATGTGGCAGGTCCAGGCCTGCTCAGCTGTCACTGCTGAGGGAGTGCAG GATGGCATGACCTGGGTTTGCAGAAATATAACGTTGCGGAAGAAATAA
- the lman2la gene encoding lectin, mannose-binding 2-like a isoform X1: MAAASRSHYYREPRPPFRRKIMPFKSYWTVAFLIFTASKCLADDDHEMEEFLKREYSLSKPYQGVGSLGSSHWELMGDAMVTTEQVRLTPDMQSRQGAVWSRLPCHLTDWEMQVHFKVHGQGKKNLNGDGLAIWYTKERAQKGPVFGNMDNFTGLGVFVDTYPNEEKHLEAQKKRYTPRTQRIFPFVLAMVGNGSISYDHERDGRPTELGGCNAMVRNLKHDTFLFIRYVRRRLTVMIDIDGQHEWRDCLDIPGVRLPKGYYFGATAITGDLSDNHDIISLKLYQLTVLRSRKEEEEEEEEEITIPSVDNMELLRLGQTEEGMSGLAIFFTVFFSMLGCIFLIVIGLVVYSHWSESRRKRFY, translated from the exons ATGGCTGCCGCCAGCAGGAGCCATTATTACAGGGAGCCCAGACCACCATTCAGACggaaaataatgccttttaaATCTTACTGGACTGTCGCTTTTCTAATTTTTACTGCAAGCAAGTGTTTGGCAGACGATGACCATGAAATGGAAGAGTTTTTGAAGCGGGAGTATTCCCTTTCCAAGCCATACCAAG GTGTGGGATCGTTGGGCTCCTCGCACTGGGAGCTGATGGGGGATGCCATGGTAACCACCGAGCAGGTACGCCTCACACCTGACATGCAGAGCCGGCAGGGGGCAGTGTGGAGTCGCCTT CCTTGCCATCTGACAGATTGGGAGATGCAGGTGCACTTTAAGGTTCATGGGCAAGGGAAGAAGAACCTGAATGGTGATGGGCTAGCCATATGGTACACCAAGGAACGTGCACAAAAAG GTCCTGTATTTGGAAATATGGACAACTTCACTGGCTTGGGTGTGTTTGTGGACACATATCCTAATGAGGAGAAACACCTAGAG GCACAGAAGAAAAGATATACTCCTCGCACACAG AGGATTTTCCCCTTCGTTCTGGCCATGGTTGGGAACGGCAGCATCAGCTATGACCACGAGCGGGATGGTCGGCCAACAGAGCTGGGCGGCTGCAACGCAATGGTGCGCAACCTCAAACATGACACCTTCCTCTTCATCCGATACGTCCGCCGCAGGCTCACG GTGATGATAGATATTGACGGGCAACATGAGTGGAGGGACTGCCTGGACATACCCGGGGTGCGGCTTCCCAAAGGTTATTATTTTGGAGCTACAGCCATCACTGGAGACCTCTCAG ATAACCATGATATAATTTCCCTGAAACTCTACCAACTGACGGTGTTGCGGAGTcgaaaggaagaggaagaggaggaagaagaggagataACCATACCCAGTGTGGATAACATGGAGCTACTCAGat TGGGTCAGACTGAAGAAGGGATGAGTGGATTAGCTATTTTCTTCACCGTCTTCTTCTCCATGTTGGGCTGCATCTTCCTCATCGTTATCGGCCTAGTGGTCTACAGCCACTGGAGCGAGAGCCGACGCAAGCGCTTCTActga
- the LOC116703869 gene encoding ADP-ribosylation factor-like protein 3 isoform X2: MGLLSILRRLKQSPEQEVRLLFLGLDNAGKTTLLKQLAAEDISHITPTQGFNIKSVQSSGFKLNVWDIGGQRKIRPYWRNYFEDTDVLELAELLEEEKLAAVPLLIFANKQDLVTASPASELAESLSLHTIRDRMWQVQACSAVTAEGVQDGMTWVCRNITLRKK, translated from the exons ATG GGCCTGTTGTCCATTCTTCGGAGGCTAAAGCAGTCTCCAGAACAGGAGGTGCGTTTACTGTTCCTCGGCTTGGACAATGCTGGCAAGACCACTCTGCTGAAACAGCTGGCAGCAGAAGATATCAGCCACATCACCCCCACACAA GGCTTCAATATAAAAAGTGTTCAATCATCTGGCTTCAAGTTGAATGTTTGGGATATTGGAGGTCAGCGCAAGATCCGCCCCTACTGGAGGAATTATTTTGAGGACACGGATGTACTG GAGCTGGCTGAGTTGCTGGAGGAGGAAAAGCTTGCTGCTGTGCCACTGCTAATCTTTGCCAACAAGCAGGACCTGGTGACAGCCTCCCCAGCGTCTGAGCTGGCAGAAAGTCTCAGTCTGCACACTATTCGGGATCGCATGTGGCAGGTCCAGGCCTGCTCAGCTGTCACTGCTGAGGGAGTGCAG GATGGCATGACCTGGGTTTGCAGAAATATAACGTTGCGGAAGAAATAA
- the wbp1 gene encoding WW domain-binding protein 1, translating to MPQKALGSIVGLLCTGTCLVQGKEFCFGVNNEQYRCDMGYCCGETECCTYYYELWWFWLVWTLIIMLSCCCAYRHRRVKMRLQQEQRQREISLMAYQGASSSFISPPPLNLRFWNDCKLPDYEEVVGHPPTPPPPYSENPPETTPALPPQLSQPDATVPQLLPETDPRVNSQASGSSSDQEAVAMSVPAQCLVEGNAQAALMAAEEEEDEELMTRRRHVTGDSGIEVCVCQLDIDEGSGLEEESDEEHRMCKVSGQDCCPGHRQQTFRQKEHTSELPSQTASTSTGDHMV from the exons ATGCCGCAGAAAGCACTGGGATCCATTGTAGGTCTTCTTTGTACCGGGACCTGTCTGGTGCAG GGGAAGGAGTTCTGTTTTGGGGTAAACAATGAACAGTACCGCTGTGACATGGGGTACTGCTGCGGAGAGACAGAGTGCTGCACCTACTACTACGAGCTCTGGT GGTTCTGGTTGGTATGGACCCTGATCATCATGCTTAGCTGCTGCTGTGCCTACAGACACCGGAGGGTTAAGATGCGTCTTCAGCAGGAGCAACGGCAACGTGAGATCAGTCTCATGGCCTACCAGGGAGCCTCCAGCTCCTTCATTTCCCCTCCACCCCTCAATCTAA GGTTCTGGAACGACTGCAAGCTTCCTGATTATGAAGAGGTGGTAGGTCACCCACCGACACCACCTCCTCCCTACTCTGAAAACCCTCCTGAGACTACTCCAGCACTTCCTCCACAACTGAGCCAGCCAGACGCCACGGTGCCACAACTCCTGCCTGAGACAGATCCTAGAGTGAACAGTCAGGCCTCAGGCTCATCATCAGACCAGGAAGCAGTGGCTATGTCGGTCCCAGCACAGTGTCTGGTAGAGGGGAACGCACAGGCTGCGCTGATGGCggcagaagaagaggaggatgaggagctCATGACTCGGCGTCGCCACGTCACCGGCGACTCAGGGATTGAGGTGTGTGTTTGCCAGCTGGACATAGACGAGGGCTCGGGGCTTGAGGAGGAAAGCGACGAGGAGCACCGCATGTGCAAGGTCAGCGGTCAGGATTGCTGCCCGGGGCATCGGCAGCAGACCTTTAGACAAAAGGAGCACACCTCTGAGCTGCCCAGTCAGACCGCGAGCACCAGCACTGGAGACCACATGGTGTGA